A region of Paenibacillus sp. 37 DNA encodes the following proteins:
- a CDS encoding DUF420 domain-containing protein, whose amino-acid sequence MDMYFWLPTISTSFIVISAVLVGIGWVLIIQGKREAHQSAMVAGAIAALIFFVIYMSRTVFVGNTAWGGDPDLEIFYRIFLIFHIILATVAAIFGISTLVLGFKKKFGTHRRWGKFTSMIWFGSALTGVVVYVLLYLLYPGGHTRPVWEVILGV is encoded by the coding sequence ATGGATATGTATTTTTGGCTACCAACGATCAGTACTTCTTTCATTGTGATTAGTGCAGTACTGGTGGGAATTGGATGGGTACTGATTATTCAGGGTAAACGTGAGGCTCATCAGTCCGCCATGGTAGCAGGTGCGATTGCAGCTCTAATCTTCTTTGTGATCTATATGTCTCGTACAGTGTTCGTGGGCAATACAGCTTGGGGCGGGGACCCGGATCTGGAGATCTTTTATCGGATATTTCTGATCTTTCATATTATCCTCGCTACCGTGGCAGCGATATTCGGCATCTCCACACTGGTGCTGGGGTTCAAAAAGAAGTTCGGAACACATCGTCGCTGGGGCAAGTTCACGTCCATGATCTGGTTCGGGTCAGCGCTAACAGGTGTTGTTGTGTATGTTCTTTTATATCTCTTATATCCTGGTGGTCATACACGTCCGGTATGGGAAGTTATCCTCGGCGTATAA
- a CDS encoding GntR family transcriptional regulator, with the protein MKIPIQINENSAEPLYHQIENQLRSLIITGQLGEGTHLPSIREFAGALNCSVITVRRVYQDLENEGLLRTKQGTGTFVAQVEAGDRENYRLKAAQEAMQAAVQSGKSVGCTEEEMERLFREVLKAIYVK; encoded by the coding sequence GTGAAAATACCCATTCAAATTAATGAAAATAGCGCTGAACCTTTATACCACCAAATTGAAAATCAGTTAAGATCGTTGATAATTACGGGTCAGTTGGGGGAGGGAACACATTTGCCGTCCATTCGTGAGTTCGCCGGCGCACTGAATTGCAGTGTTATTACGGTTAGACGGGTCTATCAGGATCTGGAGAATGAAGGCTTGCTTCGTACGAAGCAGGGGACAGGTACATTTGTGGCCCAGGTAGAAGCCGGTGACAGAGAAAATTATAGATTAAAGGCTGCACAGGAAGCGATGCAGGCAGCGGTACAGTCCGGGAAATCGGTAGGCTGTACGGAAGAAGAGATGGAGAGGCTGTTCCGGGAAGTCCTGAAGGCTATTTACGTGAAGTAA
- a CDS encoding ABC transporter ATP-binding protein yields MEPIAIQLNGVSKMRKRRVIGPIDLTIPEGYIVAILGHNGSGKSTLLNMLQQVVLPDAGQIIWFGQEHDGPLPIELRQQIGFVADNAGSEENRITAQEAAHFRAYWYPRWDMKLFDQLIQDMEVPIDVKLNKMSKGERRKFEIAAAIAARPRLLLLDEPSSGLDPFAWKVMVEQFRTFMAGGDTTILIATHIADEVKRLADYIVLMHRGQSLGMAEKDMVLDQWKEVWYEGDLRPESIPGVVESSLEEGGLVRVITTRVSEAQERLELSNNRVLKIRNLELDEVLAFWIAGYAPVQWK; encoded by the coding sequence GTGGAACCCATAGCAATCCAGTTGAACGGCGTATCCAAAATGCGAAAACGCAGAGTTATTGGCCCAATTGATCTGACCATCCCCGAAGGGTATATAGTCGCTATTCTCGGTCACAACGGTTCAGGCAAAAGCACCCTTCTTAACATGTTACAGCAAGTGGTGCTGCCAGATGCTGGGCAGATTATATGGTTTGGTCAGGAACATGATGGGCCACTTCCCATTGAACTGAGACAACAGATTGGTTTTGTAGCAGATAACGCTGGTTCAGAAGAGAACCGGATAACAGCACAGGAAGCAGCTCATTTCCGGGCGTACTGGTACCCACGTTGGGATATGAAGTTGTTCGACCAACTGATTCAGGATATGGAAGTACCTATTGATGTGAAGCTGAACAAGATGTCAAAGGGAGAACGGCGAAAATTTGAGATTGCAGCTGCAATTGCAGCTCGCCCAAGACTATTGCTTTTGGATGAGCCTTCATCAGGACTGGACCCCTTTGCCTGGAAAGTGATGGTTGAGCAGTTCCGTACCTTCATGGCGGGGGGAGACACCACGATTCTGATTGCCACACATATTGCAGACGAAGTCAAAAGACTTGCGGATTACATCGTATTGATGCACCGTGGTCAGTCACTGGGGATGGCCGAGAAAGATATGGTGCTCGATCAGTGGAAAGAAGTCTGGTATGAAGGAGATTTAAGGCCAGAAAGTATTCCTGGTGTTGTGGAATCTTCTTTGGAAGAGGGAGGTCTGGTTCGCGTAATTACAACCCGGGTCAGCGAGGCGCAGGAGAGGCTGGAGCTGTCCAATAACCGGGTATTGAAAATCCGTAACTTGGAATTGGATGAAGTGCTGGCATTCTGGATTGCCGGGTATGCACCCGTACAGTGGAAATAA
- a CDS encoding ABC transporter ATP-binding protein → MNRLELKQVVKQYADKTAVNGVTLNVKEGEIYGLLGANGAGKTTTMRMVLGLIHPDGGNIQYNGKPYSTELQQIMGYLPEERGLYPKVKVSEQINYLARLRGMNGKDADQSLKYWLNRFEVPEYYDKKIEELSKGNQQKMGFIAAVVHRPQILILDEAFSGLDPVNVELLKSTVKELRDEGTAILFSTHRMEHVEELCRQITILHRSNTVVQGEIKEIKSRYPREQVFLGTIGSVEGLEQLSGVKKVERNERGYLIHISQVEAAQEILRTAMTQTTVEHFELKEPTLNQIFIREVGESNE, encoded by the coding sequence ATGAACCGATTGGAATTGAAGCAAGTCGTCAAGCAATATGCAGACAAAACAGCCGTTAATGGAGTCACGCTCAATGTAAAAGAGGGGGAGATTTACGGACTGCTCGGTGCCAATGGTGCAGGTAAAACAACAACAATGCGTATGGTGCTTGGACTGATTCACCCTGATGGAGGGAATATCCAGTACAATGGCAAGCCTTATAGCACGGAGCTTCAACAGATTATGGGTTATCTTCCGGAAGAACGTGGATTGTACCCGAAGGTGAAAGTCAGTGAACAGATCAATTATCTGGCACGGCTTCGTGGCATGAATGGTAAGGACGCAGATCAGAGTCTCAAGTACTGGCTGAATCGGTTTGAGGTACCTGAGTATTACGATAAGAAGATCGAGGAGTTATCCAAAGGTAATCAGCAGAAAATGGGCTTTATCGCAGCCGTAGTGCATAGACCGCAGATTCTCATTCTGGATGAAGCGTTCAGTGGACTGGATCCTGTGAACGTGGAATTACTCAAGTCCACCGTCAAAGAATTGCGTGACGAAGGCACGGCCATTCTGTTCTCAACACACCGTATGGAGCACGTTGAGGAGTTGTGTCGTCAGATTACCATTCTGCATCGTTCCAACACGGTGGTACAAGGAGAGATCAAGGAGATCAAAAGCCGGTATCCGCGTGAACAGGTATTCCTGGGTACGATTGGTAGTGTGGAAGGACTCGAGCAATTGTCTGGTGTGAAGAAAGTCGAGCGGAATGAGCGTGGGTACCTGATACATATTAGTCAGGTGGAAGCGGCTCAAGAGATTCTGAGAACAGCCATGACTCAGACGACAGTGGAACACTTTGAACTGAAGGAACCAACGCTTAACCAAATCTTTATTCGTGAGGTAGGTGAGTCGAATGAATAA
- a CDS encoding ABC transporter permease, giving the protein MNKMGTITGFTFKNKVKTKSFMVTTIVLALLISIGLNVPYFITLFNGGPIGGASSSNPVNIGLLSTGQPEVSEKLESFSAAQGDQAYRFIASGDKDEAALAADVEEGLTDGYLKFEAVSGQEFPQPILYSAEDVSPQIIASIEAALQSVKLDVVVKDVLTAEQKELITTPVKLTEQSLSTDESGAGTESEGAMSPINYIVVYLLIILLFTSTMMTGNMIASEITAEKSSRIMEILITSVSPLSQMFGKIIGIFMVGMLQIGIFGAVVAGNILLPHNRAVLGDFNMNVSDVNIAVIVYGLIFYILGYFLYAVLFAAIGSMVSRTEELGQAVLPITMLSLVSFYIAIFSISTPNILLLKIASFIPFTSPTAILVRIGAGVAPTWEILTSLAILIVSIIIFGWLAAKIYRTGVLMYGKRPTFKELFKAMKAYKI; this is encoded by the coding sequence ATGAATAAAATGGGAACGATTACGGGTTTTACATTCAAAAACAAAGTTAAAACGAAATCATTCATGGTAACGACCATTGTACTTGCACTTTTAATTTCAATCGGACTCAATGTTCCGTATTTCATTACTTTATTCAACGGGGGTCCCATTGGCGGAGCTTCCAGCAGCAATCCTGTAAATATCGGTCTTCTGAGTACAGGGCAGCCTGAAGTTTCGGAGAAACTGGAGAGCTTCTCTGCGGCTCAAGGAGATCAGGCCTATCGATTCATTGCCAGTGGTGACAAAGATGAAGCTGCTCTTGCGGCGGATGTGGAAGAAGGACTTACCGATGGTTATCTGAAGTTTGAAGCTGTTTCCGGGCAAGAGTTCCCGCAGCCCATTCTATATTCAGCAGAAGACGTATCACCTCAGATCATTGCATCCATTGAAGCTGCTTTGCAAAGTGTGAAGCTGGATGTGGTTGTGAAGGATGTACTCACAGCGGAGCAGAAGGAACTGATTACAACACCTGTGAAGCTCACCGAGCAAAGTTTGAGTACGGATGAGAGCGGAGCAGGTACTGAGTCTGAAGGTGCAATGAGCCCGATTAATTATATTGTGGTGTACTTGCTGATCATCCTGCTGTTTACCTCAACGATGATGACAGGTAACATGATTGCCTCTGAGATCACAGCTGAGAAGAGCTCGCGTATTATGGAGATTCTCATTACGAGTGTATCCCCGCTCAGTCAGATGTTTGGTAAAATCATCGGGATTTTCATGGTGGGGATGCTGCAAATCGGGATCTTCGGAGCGGTGGTTGCCGGAAATATCTTGCTGCCGCATAACCGTGCAGTATTAGGTGACTTCAATATGAATGTAAGTGATGTGAATATTGCAGTTATTGTGTATGGACTCATATTCTACATTCTGGGTTACTTCCTGTATGCCGTGTTGTTCGCTGCCATTGGCTCAATGGTAAGCCGTACGGAAGAACTGGGTCAGGCTGTTCTGCCGATTACGATGTTGTCGCTTGTTTCCTTCTATATTGCGATCTTCAGTATTTCTACGCCGAACATTCTGTTGTTGAAAATCGCAAGCTTCATCCCATTCACGTCGCCGACCGCGATTCTGGTGCGAATTGGCGCAGGAGTTGCGCCAACTTGGGAGATTCTAACGTCCTTAGCGATTCTCATTGTATCCATTATCATCTTCGGATGGCTTGCAGCCAAAATCTATCGCACAGGTGTGCTGATGTACGGTAAACGTCCGACCTTTAAGGAATTGTTTAAGGCCATGAAGGCTTATAAGATCTAA
- a CDS encoding TraB/GumN family protein, whose amino-acid sequence MKNWKRTLLSLTISVGLLASAVPAMAAPQGTSVKVNDHAVKYATGAPILEKGTTLVPLRTTLDAMDVKLTTATDDTITAVVDGKTITLKSKLTRINGVTYAPIRIVGDAAGYEVRWDAATRTVLLVSKGGATETAQTGGRGFMWEVESNGNTVYLVGSMHIADESFYPLRPEFEEAFAEADYLGVEIDISKAADEEQQKLVLSLGSYQDGTTLKDHISSETYTKLGDVLKKNGLESNALDAFKPWVVESTLASLKSTTAGYEASAGVDLYFIQKAIERKLPVIELESYQSQLGMFNDFSKETQEETLKATIENFDVLDNSVKEMAEMWKTGNDEQLLELTNSFSTNEEYNKAMLVDRNIGMADKIDGYLKNGKGEEYFIVVGAAHYLGDHGIVKLLEDKGYKVERR is encoded by the coding sequence ATGAAGAATTGGAAACGCACGCTATTATCTCTTACAATCTCGGTAGGTTTGCTCGCATCTGCGGTACCGGCAATGGCAGCTCCTCAGGGAACTTCCGTCAAGGTCAATGATCATGCGGTGAAATATGCTACAGGAGCACCGATCCTGGAGAAAGGTACAACATTAGTTCCACTGCGGACTACGCTGGATGCTATGGACGTGAAGCTAACAACTGCGACAGATGATACGATCACGGCTGTAGTAGATGGCAAAACGATTACACTCAAAAGCAAGCTTACACGGATCAACGGTGTAACGTATGCGCCAATCCGCATCGTCGGTGATGCTGCAGGTTATGAAGTTCGCTGGGATGCTGCAACGCGCACCGTGCTGTTGGTATCCAAAGGGGGAGCAACTGAAACTGCGCAAACCGGTGGACGTGGCTTCATGTGGGAAGTTGAAAGCAATGGCAACACGGTCTATCTGGTAGGGTCCATGCATATTGCTGATGAGAGCTTTTATCCATTACGTCCGGAGTTTGAAGAAGCCTTTGCGGAAGCTGACTATCTCGGGGTGGAGATTGATATTAGCAAAGCCGCTGATGAAGAGCAGCAAAAGCTGGTTCTAAGTCTGGGTTCGTATCAGGATGGAACAACACTGAAAGACCACATTTCCAGTGAAACGTATACTAAGCTGGGTGATGTATTGAAGAAAAATGGTCTCGAGTCTAACGCCTTGGATGCGTTTAAGCCTTGGGTAGTAGAGAGCACACTTGCAAGTTTGAAGTCCACAACGGCAGGATACGAAGCGTCAGCAGGAGTGGATCTGTATTTCATCCAGAAAGCGATCGAGCGCAAACTTCCAGTTATTGAGTTGGAGAGTTATCAATCTCAACTTGGCATGTTTAACGACTTTTCCAAAGAAACACAAGAGGAAACACTTAAAGCGACAATCGAAAACTTCGACGTATTGGATAACAGTGTGAAAGAAATGGCTGAGATGTGGAAAACGGGTAATGACGAGCAATTACTTGAACTGACAAACAGCTTCTCCACTAATGAGGAATATAACAAAGCAATGCTGGTTGATCGTAACATTGGTATGGCGGACAAAATTGATGGTTACTTGAAAAACGGCAAAGGCGAGGAATATTTCATTGTTGTTGGTGCGGCACACTACCTGGGCGATCACGGCATCGTGAAACTGCTTGAGGATAAAGGATATAAAGTAGAACGGAGATAA